One Platichthys flesus chromosome 14, fPlaFle2.1, whole genome shotgun sequence genomic region harbors:
- the LOC133967905 gene encoding fibronectin type III domain-containing protein 7-like, with product MNYLVTAMGSLGYVEAYNTTQTLLSATLPCGQDYNVTVQGQGSKCDSVRSSPAFFKTPPCVPQDVITYVQCESNMGSVSWGPSDGAESYVAVATGLDGHNHQCVTNTTSCTWTDLHCMEEYTVVVRAKEGNCTSVPSNSSVIHMDPCVPQNLVASADCNMKVVSLSWDASNGTRLYMVSAEGGDNTTGLTTNVTTAHFSDLACGQNYSLTVTPHNPQCPGSSSAPASIQTWPCPPTGISTTQDCLSGNVTVTWQAGNGSDYYTVTMETDSGLSETSVSNSNLKIIPGLTCGHNFSVSVTASNQQCNTTSSETTRLHPVPCVPTNVSVVMDCANNTALVSWSASRGALEYSVTARGGHGNVSCQTSDLSCSLGNLTCGSSYTVQVAAVDDSCSSVPSQAVALNSAPCPPQNVSAHFNCSSNDMTVSWDATREADHFLVSVVTDNGGISESCNSTNTACSLRNVTCGKTFTVHVTSVRGGCSSQQSQAHTVQSAPCPPQGIRGNLDCVTNSAWISWDAGPGADSYTVSAVGGGNHTANCSTSSNTTCEVEDLECGVLYHFSVTAKNSQCVSRPGATIDLQTAPCSLSAITAISQCHNSSILVMWALMEGGGGNTVYTATAEASDQSRLQCNDTGTSCYLYGAQCGLRYTIIVAASSDQCSSMRSPPYRISMEPCPPRNVTVDSSCEDHRALVSWTRSPVAETYSVVAMAADGHVHTCNTTSSNCSVSDLHCDEQYTVFVTAHHENCSSRASQNATVNTGPCQPDGVSVTFHCHNQSAVLSWTPRDNAVEYYGCAQSANGEMLYCYSTDGNCTIDGLECGAVYNFSVQASDGTCNSSFSESVQRGAVPCPPDTVEVQLLPMQTEVQVTRVTWTQISCRDTEYKLALTGSLLGDGQALFELSSYWTNRTYFEIPLPCGSSYEATVQSRNSAGTSNASVALSGTTAPCPPPAVVYSGNSTFASISWNASVYATAYTLYDNSVTPMTQLCRVVGLSCSLSNITSSSLVITASNAAGESEAEQITNVIPHARRRRHLLEVQDGGLSAPILHIRQIASTVVLVEWEPVDDTSEYSLVRRQQGSSSPPEELTVYGGMILVTELSPSSNYCFTVSASSSVTSGPESEPVCVQTGPGISQ from the exons ATGAACTACTTAGTCACGGCCATGGGGAGCCTCGGGTACGTGGAAGCCTACAACACAACCCAGACCCTTCTGTCAGCCACCCTGCCTTGTGGGCAGGACTACAATGTCACCGTGCAAGGACAGGGCAGCAAGTGTGACAGCGTCCGTAGCAGCCCTGCCTTCTTCAAAACTC cTCCATGTGTCCCCCAGGATGTAATCACCTACGTTCAGTGTGAGTCTAACATGGGCTCTGTCAGCTGGGGACCCAGCGATGGAGCAGAATCATATGTTGCCGTAGCAACTGGCCTTGATGGCCACAATCACCAGTGTGTCACCAACACCACCTCGTGCACGTGGACCGACCTGCACTGTATGGAGGAGTACACTGTTGTAGTGAGAGCCAAGGAGGGCAACTGCACCAGTGTGCCCAGCAACAGCTCGGTCATCCATATGG ATCCCTGTGTGCCTCAGAATTTGGTTGCCTCTGCGGACTGCAACATGAAAGTCGTCTCCCTGAGCTGGGATGCAAGTAACGGGACCAGGTTGTACATGGTGTCTGCTGAGGGAGGAGACAATACGACTGGGCTCACCACTAACGTCACCACAGCTCACTTCTCTGACTTAGCGTGTGGACAAAACTACAGCCTCACAGTCACACCTCACAACCCGCAGTGTCCTGGCAGCTCCAGTGCACCGGCTTCCATACAGACCT GGCCGTGTCCACCTACAGGAATCTCTACCACGCAGGACTGTCTCTCTGGTAACGTCACGGTAACATGGCAGGCCGGCAATGGGTCAGACTACTACACAGTCACCATGGAAACTGACTCTGGCCTCTCGGAAACATCCGTGTCCAACTCGAATCTGAAGATCATCCCGGGCCTGACCTGTGGACACAACTTCTCTGTGTCAGTCACCGCCTCCAACCAACAGTGCAACACCACCTCTAGTGAAACCACACGTCTGCACCCAG TTCCATGTGTCCCCACCAATGTCTCTGTGGTGATGGACTGTGCCAACAACACCGCCCTTGTGTCCTGGTCTGCCAGTCGCGGGGCTCTTGAGTACTCAGTGACAGCCCGCGGTGGTCATGGCAATGTCAGCTGCcagacctctgacctcagctgcAGCCTTGGCAACCTCACATGTGGCAGCAGCTACACCGTCCAGGTCGCAGCCGTGGACGACAGCTGCTCCAGTGTCCCGAGCCAGGCTGTGGCGTTAAACTCag CCCCCTGCCCACCCCAGAACGTGAGTGCCCACTTCAACTGTTCTTCCAACGACATGACGGTTTCCTGGGACGCCACCAGGGAAGCCGACCACTTCCTGGTGTCAGTGGTCACAGACAACGGAGGAATCAGCGAGTCATGtaacagcacaaacacagcgTGCTCCCTCCGCAATGTGACCTGCGGGAAAACCTTCACCGTTCATGTCACCTCGGTCAGAGGCGGCTGCAGCAGCCAGCAGAGCCAGGCCCACACCGTCCAATCAG CTCCCTGCCCTCCTCAGGGAATCAGGGGCAACCTCGACTGTGTCACCAATTCTGCTTGGATCTCATGGGACGCGGGTCCCGGGGCCGACAGCTACACTGTGTCAGCTGTGGGTGGAGGGAACCACACGGCCAACTGCAGCACCTCCAGTAACACCACATGTGAGGTGGAAGACCTGGAATGTGGGGTTCTCTATCATTTTAGCGTTACTGCTAAAAATAGCCAGTGTGTGAGTCGACCAGGCGCCACCATCGACCTGCAGACAG ccccctgctccctctctgccATCACAGCTATCTCTCAGTGCCACAACTCCTCCATCCTCGTCATGTGGGCACTGATGGAGGGCGGCGGGGGGAACACAGTGTACACCGCCACAGCAGAGGCCAGCGATCAGAGCCGCCTACAGTGCAATGACACGGGCACTAGCTGCTACCTGTATGGAGCGCAGTGTGGCCTCCGTTACACCATCATCGTTGCAGCTTCATCAGACCAGTGCAGCAGCATGAGGAGTCCTCCCTACAGAATTAGCATgg aGCCCTGTCCACCCAGGAACGTGACGGTCGACTCCTCCTGTGAGGACCACCGTGCCCTGGTGTCCTGGACTCGCTCTCCTGTTGCTGAAACCTACAGCGTTGTTGCTATGGCTGCAGATGGACACGTGCATACGTGCAACACCACCTCCAGTAACTGCAGCGTGTCAGATCTCCACTGTGACGAGCAGTACACAGTATTTGTAACTGCACACCATGAGAACTGCTCCAGCAGAGCCAGCCAAAATGCAACAGTGAATACAG GTCCTTGCCAGCCAGATGGAGTCTCAGTAACCTTCCACTGTCACAATCAGTCTGCAGTGCTTTCATGGACGCCCAGGGACAACGCTGTAGAGTACTATGGCTGTGCTCAATCTGCGAATGGAGAGATGCTGTACTGTTATAGCACAGATGGAAATTGCACCATCGACGGTCTTGAATGTGGAGCAGTTTACAATTTCTCTGTCCAGGCCTCAGATGGCACATGCAACAGCTCATTCAGTGAATCAGTGCAAAGGGGAGCAG TCCCCTGCCCTCCGGACACCGTAGAGGTGCAGCTGCTGCCGATGCAGACGGAGGTGCAGGTGACGCGTGTCACTTGGACACAGATTTCCTGCAGAGACACTGAGTACAAGTTGGCGCTGACAGGAAGTTTGCTGGGAGACGGCCAGGCCCTGTTCGAGCTCAGCTCCTATTGGACAAACCGCACGTACTTTGAGATTCCTCTCCCCTGTGGTTCGTCCTACGAGGCCACAGTGCAGAGCAGGAACAGTGCTGGTACCAGCAACGCGTCTGTGGCTCTCAGTGGAACAACAG CTCCTTGTCCACCACCAGCAGTGGTGTACAGCGGCAACAGCACCTTTGCCTCAATTTCCTGGAACGCCTCAGTGTATGCCACTGCATACACTCTATATGACAACAGTGTGACGCCAATGACTCAGCTGTGCAGGGTAGTGGGTCTGTCCTGCTCTCTTTCCAACATCACGTCCAGCAGCCTGGTGATCACAGCCAGCAACGCAGCGGGAGAAAGTGAAGCGGAACAAATAACAAACG TGATACCGCATgcacggaggaggagacatcTTCTGGAAGTGCAGGATG GAGGCCTTTCAGCTCCCATTCTACACATCAGACAAATAGCTTCGACAGTTGTGTTAGTCGAGTGGGAGCCAGTGGACGATACATCCGAGTACAGCCTGGTGAGAAGGCAGCAGGGCAGTTCCAGTCCGCCTGAGGAACTGACAGTCTACGGGGGAATGATCCTAGTCACTGAATTGAGTCCCAGCTCCAACTATTGTTTCACAGTGTCAGCCAGCAGCTCGGTCACTAGTGGACCCGAgtcagagcctgtgtgtgtgcaaacaggACCAGGCATTTCCCAGTAG